One stretch of Clupea harengus chromosome 2, Ch_v2.0.2, whole genome shotgun sequence DNA includes these proteins:
- the rab20 gene encoding ras-related protein Rab-20 — protein MPERAKMRKPDVKVVILGDMNVGKTSLLHRYTEKKFKDTVSTVGGAFFLKQWGPYNISIWDTAGREQFHGLGSMYCRGASAVILTYDVTNWQSLTELEDRFLSLTDTANADCIYAIVGNKADLTESSAQGPVPEDGQGEQESVGTELRPTGGGSSSGGGGGGGDALHQKQVNQDDALALYARVLRYKGLDGMACPPGESLCFETSAKTGYNVDVLFETIFDMVLPSILKKRREGEPSTVDLEDCRVPKSIKGGCCA, from the exons ATGCCTGAGCGAGCGAAGATGAGGAAGCCCGACGTGAAAGTTGTGATACTGGGTGACATGAACGTTGGGAAAACTTCGCTGCTTCATCGGTACACGGAGAAAAAATTCAAAGACACTGTCAGCACCGTTGGCGGAGCCTTCTTCTTGAAACAATGGGGACCTTATAATATCTCTATCTGGGATACCGCTG GCCGGGAGCAGTTTCACGGCCTGGGCTCTATGTACTGCCGCGGTGCCTCTGCGGTCATCCTCACCTACGACGTCACCAACTGGCAGAGCCTGACCGAGCTCGAGGACCGCTTCCTGTCACTCACCGACACGGCAAATGCTGACTGCATCTACGCCATCGTGGGCAACAAGGCTGACCTAACGGAGTCGAGCGCCCAGGGGCCAGTGCCTGAGGACGGGCAGGGGGAGCAGGAGAGCGTGGGGACTGAGCTCCGGCCCActggtggtggtagtagtagtggtggtggtggcggcggtggggATGCCCTGCACCAGAAGCAGGTGAACCAGGATGACGCGCTGGCGCTGTATGCCCGGGTGCTCCGCTACAAGGGGCTGGATGGCATGGCCTGCCCACCTGGCGAAAGCTTGTGCTTCGAGACCAGCGCCAAGACGGGCTACAATGTGGATGTGTTGTTTGAGACCATCTTTGACATGGTGCTGCCCTCCATCCTGAAGAAGCGGCGCGAGGGCGAGCCCTCCACCGTTGACCTGGAGGACTGCCGGGTCCCCAAGAGCATTAAGGGAGGCTGCTGTGCATGa
- the naxd gene encoding ATP-dependent (S)-NAD(P)H-hydrate dehydratase, with protein MLVNPTRGFLWSDAETRALLTIWGEQDVQTALDGNFRNSHVYRDVASRLGDMGYDRTPDQCRIRVKSLKRQYYQAKDAFTKNNGQYRKLCKFFEEMERILSNRPTVDPQEMIDSVAVGDEMMDGTEEEGEGTEQSSDSYMPSATDYAEHPVKIEYPSYTIPVTVGSVPVKPINAQTRTTPSTSSCRPSRRGRKRVASLPLDKLLERFLEQSADAEENFYKMEEQRLHQDERRREAEHARELHMLHVLGQIFGGIADSSGGSRGGTAAAAANVSATPMQSAPSPTPMSVHVAPASSSWSRIRSQHSRQQRQHGTVSPLRHHLPDHGLETVPVIERSFSLGSSAHSMENTLQLVKNIIPPLTSKKHKGQDGRIGIIGGCQEYTGAPYFAAIAALKVGADLSHVFCTKDAATVIKSYSPELIVHPVLDSPNAVEEIEKWLPRLHALVVGPGLGREDLLLKTAKDVIEKSKARDIPIIIDADGLWLVAKQPSVIQGYKKGILTPNFMEFSRLYEALHQEPLDSTDHHRNAQQLSIAMGNLTVVLKGEEDLITDGNMVLTCTQEGSGRRCGGQGDLLSGSLGAFAHWAFSASDATKKCSSVNPSLVAAFGAASLTRQCNRQAFHKHGRSTTTTDMIQEISTAFKKLFES; from the exons ATGCTGGTGAATCCAACGCGGGGATTTCTGTGGTCGGATGCGGAGACAAGAGCATTGCTAACTATTTGGGGGGAGCAGGACGTGCAGACTGCATTGGATGGCAACTTCAGAAACAGTCATGTTTACCGAGATGTAGCCAGCCGCCTGGGAGACATGGGCTACGACAGGACACCTGATCAGTGCAGGATACGCGTGAAGAGCCTGAAAAGGCAATATTATCAGGCGAAAGATGCTTTCACGAAAAACAACGGACAGTATCGTAAACTCTGCAAGTTCTTCGAGGAGATGGAGCGGATATTAAGTAATCGTCCAACAGTGGACCCACAGGAAATGATTGACAGTGTTGCCGTTGGAGACGAGATGATGGAtggcacagaggaggagggtgaggggaCGGAACAGTCGTCGGATTCCTACATGCCAAGCGCTACTGATTATGCAGAGCATCCCGTGAAAATTGAGTACCCGTCCTACACCATACCTGTGACAGTGGGAA GTGTTCCAGTTAAACCCATCAACGCACAGACCAGAACCACCCCGTCCACGTCCTCATGTCGGCCCTCTCGGCGGGGCAGGAAGCGCGTGGCCAGCCTGCCCCTGGACAAGCTGCTGGAACGCTTCCTGGAGCAGAGCGCCGATGCTGAGGAGAACTTCTACAAGATGGAGGAGCAGCGGCTGCACCAGGACGAGCGCCGGCGCGAGGCCGAACATGCCCGCGAGCTGCACATGCTCCACGTGCTCGGGCAGATATTTGGTGGTATCGCCGACAGCAGCGGAGGCAGCAGAGGTGGtacggcagcggcggcggccaACGTCTCTGCCACACCCATGCAGTCTGCACCCTCCCCTACGCCCATGTCTGTTCACGTCGCCCCCGCCTCGTCCTCGTGGTCCCGAATTCGCTCCCAGCACTCACGGCAGCAGCGCCAGCACGGCACGGTGTCCCCACTCAGGCACCACCTCCCAGACCACGGCCTGGAGACTGTCCCAG TCATAGAACGTTCCTTTTCCCTGGGAAGTTCTGCGCACAGCATGGAGAACACCCTTCAGTTGGTGAAGAACATAATCCCTCCTCTGACATCCAAAAAGCACAAGGGCCAAGATGGACGCATTGGCATCATAGGAGGCTGTCAGGA GTACACGGGCGCACCTTACTTTGCAGCCATCGCCGCATTAAAAGTA GGAGCCGACCTTTCTCATGTGTTCTGCACCAAAGACGCTGCCACCGTCATCAAGTCCTATAGCCCCGAGCTCATAGTCCACCCAGtgct ggaTAGCCCAAACGCAGTGGAGGAGATTGAGAAGTGGCTGCCACGGCTACACGCCCTAGTGGTGGGGCCAGGGCTTGGCAGAGAGGACCTCTTGCTGAAGACGGCAAAG GATGTCATTGAGAAGTCCAAGGCCAGGGACATTCCCATAATCATCGACGCA gatggaCTTTGGTTGGTGGCCAAGCAGCCGTCTGTCATCCAAGGCTATAAGAAAGGAATCCTCACTCCCAACTTCATGGAATTTAGCCGACTCTACGAGGCCTTG CACCAGGAGCCTCTGGACAGCACCGACCATCACCGGAATGCCCAGCAGCTCAGCATCGCCATGGGCAACCTCACTGTGGTgctgaagggggaggaggaccTCATCACCGACGGCAACATGG TGCTGACGTGCACACAGGAGGGGAGCGGCCGGCGCTGTGGGGGGCAGGGGGACCTCCTCTCGGGCTCCCTGGGGGCCTTCGCCCACTGGGCCTTCAGCGCCTCAGACGCCACTAAGAAGTGTTCAAG TGTGAACCCGTCTCTGGTGGCCGCGTTTGGCGCCGCCTCCCTGACCAGGCAGTGCAACCGGCAGGCTTTCCACAAACACGGGCGCTCCACCACCACAACCGACATGATCCAGGAGATCAGCACCGCCTTCAAGAAGCTGTTTGAGAGCTGA